A stretch of the Mycobacterium shigaense genome encodes the following:
- a CDS encoding acyl-CoA dehydrogenase family protein, whose protein sequence is MDFALDAGQRAWLAEVREFLQENVTPELRAELAEHDLEFPDGEVARFRRTIGAKGWFGLNWPREYGGLGLGAVHQHLLVSEFEYAGVPGPDLTVTSVAPMIMRHGTEQNKKEWLPPIARGEMICAVGYSEPEAGTDLASLRTRATRDGEQWVINGTKIWNSGAQRATHEWLCVRTDPDSVRHRGISVIIVPIDCPGVTIRPLYAWSGYRTNEVHFEDVRVPVTNLVGELNRGWTYITGALDLERGALTNAGDLRRAVDDLSELARRPRRDGTMPIDDPALRRRLARAEADVEVATLMGYEAASILDDGVIPTVEVSVEKIFSSELRQRIATLALDVLGPDGLLAHRSEKAPLAGKFERLYRAAPLMRFGGGTNEVLRDIIAQRGHGMPSYRR, encoded by the coding sequence ATGGATTTCGCATTGGACGCCGGGCAGCGCGCGTGGCTCGCCGAGGTTCGCGAATTCCTACAGGAGAACGTCACCCCGGAATTACGGGCCGAGCTCGCCGAACACGACCTGGAGTTTCCCGATGGCGAGGTAGCCCGGTTCCGCCGCACGATCGGCGCGAAGGGCTGGTTCGGGCTGAACTGGCCGCGCGAGTACGGCGGGCTCGGCCTGGGTGCGGTGCACCAGCATCTGTTGGTGAGCGAGTTCGAGTACGCCGGTGTGCCCGGGCCGGACCTCACGGTGACGTCCGTAGCGCCGATGATCATGCGACACGGTACCGAGCAGAACAAGAAGGAATGGCTGCCGCCGATAGCAAGGGGCGAAATGATCTGCGCGGTCGGTTATTCCGAACCGGAGGCCGGCACCGACCTGGCGAGCCTGCGCACCCGAGCCACCCGGGACGGCGAGCAGTGGGTGATCAACGGCACCAAGATCTGGAACAGCGGGGCGCAGCGGGCCACGCATGAGTGGCTCTGTGTGCGCACCGATCCCGATAGCGTTCGGCACCGCGGGATCTCGGTCATCATCGTCCCCATCGACTGCCCGGGCGTGACGATTCGGCCGCTCTACGCGTGGTCGGGCTATCGCACCAACGAGGTGCATTTCGAGGACGTGCGGGTCCCGGTCACTAACCTGGTGGGCGAGCTCAACCGGGGCTGGACCTACATCACCGGCGCGCTCGATCTGGAGCGCGGGGCGCTGACCAACGCGGGCGACCTGCGCCGCGCCGTGGACGACCTCAGCGAGCTGGCGCGGCGACCGCGGCGCGACGGCACGATGCCGATCGACGACCCGGCCCTGCGCCGCCGGTTGGCACGCGCCGAGGCCGACGTCGAAGTGGCAACGTTGATGGGGTACGAGGCCGCCTCGATTCTCGACGACGGCGTCATCCCGACGGTGGAGGTCAGCGTCGAGAAGATCTTCAGCAGCGAGCTGCGCCAGCGCATAGCCACGTTGGCCTTGGACGTGCTCGGGCCGGACGGCTTGCTGGCCCATCGCAGCGAAAAGGCGCCGCTGGCGGGAAAATTCGAGCGGCTATATCGGGCCGCGCCGTTGATGCGGTTCGGCGGGGGCACCAACGAGGTGTTGCGCGACATCATCGCCCAGCGCGGCCACGGCATGCCGTCCTATAGGCGGTGA
- a CDS encoding acyl-CoA dehydrogenase family protein, producing the protein MKAMPTAEQRDFAASLRALLAAESPISLVRALTEPGADRNTPTLWKALAGAGVLGLAIGEEYGGSGGSLQDVGVFATEAGRALCPTTVHSSMRAALAIDQLGTPEAKAAWLPRLVTGALRGCTALWNARDPAVVAPPLTARPDADGWRLDGMADYVADADIADVIVISAAASDRALVFAVGAQTAGLTLAPLDLVGGYRAFAAHCEDVAVGADALLGADVSRDALRRVANTAVALAALDLVGIGEAVLERTVDHTKLRHQFGRPIACFQAAQHLIADMHIALAAARLAAQSAVFWLARGRTATRETAIARMHASDAARLITLDAHQLHGGIGYVTETDLHLWSERARLASTFGGGADVAAAWLEETLEDNLG; encoded by the coding sequence GTGAAAGCGATGCCGACCGCAGAGCAGCGTGACTTCGCCGCGTCGCTGCGGGCACTGCTGGCGGCCGAGAGCCCGATCTCATTGGTGCGCGCCCTCACCGAACCCGGCGCGGATCGAAACACCCCGACCCTGTGGAAGGCGTTGGCCGGTGCCGGCGTCCTCGGCTTGGCAATCGGCGAGGAGTACGGCGGCTCCGGCGGCTCTCTGCAGGACGTGGGCGTGTTCGCCACGGAAGCGGGCCGTGCGCTGTGCCCCACCACGGTGCACAGCAGCATGCGCGCCGCGCTGGCGATCGACCAGCTCGGCACCCCCGAGGCCAAGGCCGCGTGGCTACCACGGCTGGTTACCGGCGCCCTTCGCGGCTGCACCGCGCTGTGGAACGCCCGTGACCCTGCGGTCGTTGCGCCGCCGCTGACGGCCCGGCCCGACGCCGACGGCTGGCGGCTGGACGGGATGGCGGACTACGTCGCCGACGCCGACATCGCCGACGTGATCGTCATTTCCGCCGCGGCCAGCGACCGGGCGCTGGTCTTCGCCGTCGGCGCGCAGACCGCCGGCCTCACGCTGGCACCGCTCGACCTGGTCGGCGGGTACCGGGCGTTCGCCGCGCACTGCGAGGACGTGGCCGTCGGCGCCGACGCGCTACTGGGGGCTGACGTCTCCCGGGACGCGCTGCGCCGGGTCGCCAACACCGCGGTGGCGCTGGCCGCGCTGGACCTGGTGGGAATCGGCGAGGCGGTCCTGGAACGCACCGTCGACCACACCAAGCTGCGTCACCAGTTCGGCCGCCCGATCGCCTGCTTCCAGGCGGCGCAACACCTGATCGCCGACATGCACATCGCCCTGGCCGCGGCGCGATTGGCCGCGCAGTCCGCCGTGTTCTGGCTCGCGCGGGGCCGCACCGCCACCCGGGAGACCGCCATCGCGCGCATGCACGCCTCCGACGCCGCCAGGCTGATCACGCTGGACGCCCACCAATTGCACGGCGGGATCGGCTACGTGACGGAGACCGATCTGCACCTGTGGAGCGAACGGGCCAGACTCGCATCGACATTCGGCGGCGGAGCCGACGTCGCCGCCGCCTGGCTCGAGGAGACGCTGGAGGACAACCTTGGGTGA
- a CDS encoding TetR/AcrR family transcriptional regulator: protein MPVTTLSAAPPSAREAQRLQTRRRVFDAAIAEIGRSGLAGTDVAAIAAAAGVVRGTFYFHFPTKEHVLVELERDEEVKIVAKLEARASKQPDLLALLTRLVHEVLEAERRLGPVVFRDMLGLHFSAARPMADELGEHPVAAFVIAAIADAQAARRIRPDADPGELGVIFMTGLFALLATAGTASRARSALLNRYVQTIVAGMESP from the coding sequence GTGCCCGTTACGACGCTGTCCGCGGCGCCGCCGAGCGCCCGGGAGGCGCAGCGGCTTCAGACGCGGCGGCGGGTGTTCGATGCGGCGATCGCCGAGATCGGCAGGTCCGGACTGGCGGGCACCGATGTCGCGGCCATCGCCGCCGCGGCGGGCGTGGTGCGCGGGACGTTCTATTTCCACTTCCCCACCAAGGAGCATGTCCTGGTCGAGTTGGAGCGGGACGAGGAAGTCAAGATCGTGGCCAAGCTCGAGGCCCGGGCGAGCAAGCAGCCGGATCTGCTTGCGTTGCTCACGCGGCTGGTGCACGAGGTGCTCGAGGCCGAACGGCGTTTGGGCCCCGTGGTTTTCCGGGACATGCTGGGATTGCACTTCTCGGCTGCGCGGCCCATGGCCGACGAGCTCGGGGAGCACCCGGTGGCCGCCTTCGTGATCGCCGCGATCGCCGACGCCCAGGCCGCCCGGCGCATCCGGCCGGACGCGGATCCCGGCGAGCTGGGGGTCATCTTCATGACCGGCCTATTCGCGTTGCTGGCCACCGCAGGCACGGCGTCCCGGGCACGCTCTGCGTTGTTGAACCGATACGTGCAGACCATCGTCGCAGGAATGGAGTCACCATGA
- a CDS encoding tetratricopeptide repeat protein, which produces MGAGDIDADIDGGTADLGDVERERRSATLRELMTARREAGDLAGALPVAEELLAEHRQRLGPQHPESLSLAVAIANWRQHLGDVSRAADDLVALIPQLDSELGPDHPDTLTARHMLASYAGPDTDPTAAVLTWFRLFTAEQRVFGAEHLTTLGARHNLAVWRRQLGDVIGATDEMAQVSTVRARLLGNEHPDTLASWRAWVTWRGEAGDTEAAHTGAVTLIPLLSKVFGDDHEQTLGMRQLCALWAPASPNRDIEVLADWAVLIDDEIRALGVDHPLTVAGQTVLAARRADWAADLDEGEWVDADLYQQMELDQRGGEPTEELAARAKEYANKHRAQIEALLEHVILMKKEIAERGRAFGHDSESALSARYELAYALWNSGEYTDAAQCTHQLLDDCMSSLGDEHALTTSVRQLLGAGQRYARLPDERDPGDVDEPDAAVSTIETMEW; this is translated from the coding sequence ATGGGGGCTGGGGACATCGACGCGGACATCGACGGCGGCACCGCCGACCTCGGCGACGTCGAAAGGGAACGCCGCTCGGCGACGTTGCGGGAGTTGATGACTGCGCGCCGCGAGGCCGGGGACCTGGCCGGCGCCCTGCCCGTCGCCGAGGAGTTGCTCGCCGAACACCGGCAACGGCTCGGGCCGCAGCACCCGGAGAGCCTGTCGCTGGCCGTCGCGATCGCCAACTGGCGTCAGCATCTGGGGGATGTGTCCCGCGCGGCCGACGATCTGGTCGCACTCATCCCGCAGCTGGATAGCGAGCTGGGGCCCGACCACCCCGACACGCTCACCGCCCGCCACATGCTGGCGAGCTACGCCGGCCCCGATACCGATCCGACCGCGGCGGTGCTGACCTGGTTTCGGCTGTTCACCGCCGAACAGCGGGTGTTCGGCGCCGAGCACCTGACGACGCTGGGCGCGCGCCACAATCTGGCGGTCTGGCGCCGGCAACTCGGCGACGTTATCGGCGCGACGGACGAGATGGCGCAGGTGTCGACGGTCCGGGCCCGACTGCTGGGCAACGAGCATCCCGACACCCTGGCCAGCTGGCGGGCATGGGTGACCTGGCGCGGTGAGGCCGGCGACACGGAAGCCGCCCACACCGGCGCCGTGACGCTGATTCCGTTGCTTAGCAAGGTCTTTGGCGACGACCACGAGCAGACGCTCGGTATGCGTCAACTGTGCGCGCTTTGGGCGCCCGCCTCGCCGAATCGGGACATCGAGGTGCTCGCGGACTGGGCGGTCCTGATCGACGACGAGATTCGCGCGCTGGGGGTCGACCATCCGCTGACCGTTGCCGGGCAGACGGTGTTGGCGGCTCGGCGCGCGGACTGGGCGGCCGACCTCGACGAGGGCGAGTGGGTCGACGCGGACCTATACCAACAGATGGAGCTCGACCAGCGCGGCGGCGAGCCGACCGAGGAGCTCGCGGCGCGGGCCAAGGAATACGCCAACAAGCATCGCGCGCAAATCGAGGCGCTGCTCGAGCACGTCATCTTGATGAAGAAGGAGATCGCCGAACGCGGCAGGGCATTCGGCCACGATTCGGAATCAGCGCTCAGCGCGCGCTATGAACTCGCCTACGCGCTATGGAACAGCGGCGAGTACACCGACGCGGCGCAGTGCACCCACCAGCTGCTCGACGACTGCATGAGCAGCCTCGGCGACGAGCACGCGCTGACGACCTCGGTGCGTCAGCTGCTGGGCGCCGGGCAGCGGTATGCCCGACTGCCCGACGAGCGCGATCCGGGGGACGTCGACGAACCGGACGCCGCCGTGTCCACGATCGAGACGATGGAGTGGTAA